A window of Castanea sativa cultivar Marrone di Chiusa Pesio chromosome 8, ASM4071231v1 genomic DNA:
ATATTTAAAGGAGACACAAAATTCTCTATTGTCATCAAGTGTGACCACCCTCCTACGGTAGAGTGGCTGTAAGATATCCACCATAACTCGGACTCACATAAATCCTCCACATTCTtcagtttttgtgtttggtaatttcaaaatttgccCAGTAGGTTCACACAGCGTTTTTGTCACCGTCGTAGTCATAAACTTCACCGAAAGCCCATGTAATTGAATCCATAATGGGGTGATATTGAAGTCTAAGTCCTCTATTTTACTAACCCCATCATATTTTTGCAAAATCATTAAATGTTTGTCAAAGCTCCATGGGGCGTTTGCAAGGATAGTATCAACTTCGGCTTCACATCAAAAGTAAAGTGCATGATATGGTTTCCTAGATTCTTGATTTTGAAGCCTCTTTTGGACCGCCATATAGGAGTAAAGGTGGCTACAACGGCATCAGGGTTGAGTGCTCTCTTGGTAAGGAACTTGGCTGCGATAATGGAGGTAGAGGCAGCCATCTCATCTTGTTACCTGAACTTGGGACCTTCTCTCTGGGAGATGGTGAGGTCGGACCACTGTTTGGTGAGGTCGTCCATGGAGAAGATGATTATTTCCCACAACctgtaaagaagaaaaaactaaaagccCTAGGGTAACCGTGTTACTCTAAGGTACAACAAACTCTTCCAGGAAGAGACGACAATTCTACAGCCTAGAAGAAGATGGAGAGCCCACCTTTCACTAGCGACAGAGAAACCCTTaggtatagttttttttttttttttggttaaaaggaaatattattaaacaaaagaaagttaCTTCAGTACATTAGCCATATTGGCAGTTACAAGTCTGCAAAAATACTACCCATTACAATCCATAGCTAACATGGACTCAAAATCAGAAGGAGTATCAAACAGTGCAAAATCATCCCTCATAGAGCAGCCCCTCTTTGCCAAAAGGTCAGCACACTTGTTAGCTTCCCTAAACACATGAACTACCCTTACTTGCAGAAACCTTGTGAGGAGTGACCTGCGATCAGATAAAGAGGAGAGTAGGCTGTGTTAGGATTTTTATTAGAGTTCAGCAAGTCCACAATCACCTTGGCATCAAGTTCAATTTCTAATTGCTACAACCCCAGTTGGATGGCCAGGTTCAACCCGTCTCTCAGTGCCCAAAATTCAGCAATAATACTAGAAGTAAAGCCAATAGACCTCGAATGGCTTTTAACTCAATTACCTTGGCTATCTCTGATAATGCCCCCACCACCGGCCTTTCCGGGTTTCCAAATGACGCACCATCAGTATTAAGCTTGTGCCAGCCCTCTAAAGGTTTAACCCATCTGACTGGCACAACAATTTTTGGGGCTGTGAGCTTAGATTTACTCACACAGTAGGAATATTCACAATCTTGGCTCAAGCAGAATTTATGGAGAGAAGGATTGGGAATGGTGTTATCAAAGACTAACCTGTTTCTGTTCTTCCAAATGGACCATATGGTGAACAGAAAGAGAGTACTCCAAGGATTAGCAGATTTATGCCCCACATTGCTTAGACAGTTAGCTTGCAGCCAATCCTCAAGATTACTggaaaatgtagagactaacaTGGGGGGAACCTCAAGCTTCCTCCAATAATCTCGGGCTAGATCACAGTCTCTAAGAAGGTGGAGGATTGTTTCTTCCTGTGATTTACATAAGGGGCAGATTTTGTCACACATGATCCCTCTTGAGGCCAAGACCTCTTTAACAGGGACGCTGTTGTGTAGGCAAAGCCATAGGAAAGTAATGATCCTTGGAAGAATATCTAGCTTCCAAATCCATGAACCTTTGAAGGCCGGACCTGAGTTCTTTCCCTTAATGGCTGGCAAATAAGCTGATTTAGTTGAGAACTCACCATCCTTTGAATATTTCCACATAATGGTATCCTTCCtattcccaaaattttggattgGGATTGCTTTGATTTTATCCTTTATGCACTCAGGGAAATCAAAGGACAAGAGCTCCCAATTCCAACCATATTCCCCACGAATGTCTTCCACATTCAGCGTAGAGTCTCCTTGGTTCAATGGACCTTCAATCAACTCTCTTAGAGATTCACCTTTTATCCAACTATCACCCCAAACCCGAATCCTTGAGCCATTTCCAACTCCCCAACAAACTCCTTTAAGGAAAATAGGGAAGCCCGATTTAACTGCTTTCCAATTAGGAGAAGAAGGAAGCTTATCCGGGTCTCTAGCTCTTGCTCTCGAAGTAGAGCAATACTTCTTCAGGATTACTCTAGCCCACGGTGCCTCTTGATCTTGGTACATTCTCCAATTCAATTTAGCAAGGAGCGCTAAATTCTTTGCTCTAGCTGCTTGTATTCCAAGACCCCCTTCCTCCTTGGGTTTCACAACTTTGCTCCATCCCACGAgatgcatttttcttttctcactagTGGATCCCCATAAAAAGTCTCTATTTATCTTGTCTAACTTGTCACACACATGTGCAGGGAGAGCTACCCCTTGCATCACATGGTTGGGAATGGCAGACATGATGGATTTAATTAGGACAGCCCATCCTGTAAACGAGAGGAACTTCACCTTCCAACCCGCAAGTTTATTCATTACCCTCTCAGCAATGAAGTTGTACTGCCTCGTGCTTGCTCCTCTATGTAGCATAGGAAAGCCTAGATACTTTCCAATGTTACGGGTTGCCTGAATGCCTAGTTTCTCACAAACTTCCTCTTTAACATTCTCATTCACATTAGCTGAGAAATAAATGCGAGATGTTTCCATGCTCATTTTTTGACCAGATTCGGAGCAAAACTTCTCAAGAACCTCAACCATGGTTTAGCACGTTAAGGTATCAATTTTGCTAAACAAAATGATGTCATCGGCAAAGAGGAGGTGCGATATACCCACATTACCTCGGGATGCTTTCAGGGGTATCCAGGAGCCAGCCACAAACTTCTGCTCAATGAGGTGGCTTAGGTATTCCATGCACATTATAAAAATGTATGGTGACAAGGGATCACCCTGTCAGATGCCCCTAGTAGGCTCAAAAGATTCTAGAGTTCCCCCATTGACCAAAATAGCTATATTTGAGGAAGCCACGCAGCTCATATTCTAGGTAtagttatttttcatttgattgtgtttcattaatttttaatatgaaatatattctaaTGAAGTCATATATTTAAGGAGTATATGTtacggtaaaaaaaaataaacaaagaacaATAAGTATTTTGGGTTTCATTAGGAAGTTGTATTTATTAATGTCGAGACATTAAagaatttgatatcaatttGTTGGGAGTGTAGTTAAATATGATAGATTTTTAATCGAGACATAAAACACTGAATCACacaggaaaataaaatttattacgtGGTTCAGGTCCATTCCCTCACAGCAACATATTCAATAGCATGCCTTTATGCACATCCAAACAAGTGgatgagaagaaaatgaaatttcatCCCACTCAATGCATCTGTTCGACACTGAGTGCGAAACAAAAATCTTATCTACTTGAAAAATTAGCAGCATGAGAAGAAATTTAACCACTGACATTAGGTGTAGCAGAACTACTAGTCCAATTATTGGTTACAGCCTCTGGTGAAAGTGGCAGCCGCTTATTCTTCAACAATCCAACCTCATCACGATGGGGTGAAGCTGATTGCTCTGGCACATCGTCACCACATTGAATATTCTTTAAAGCCACCAATACCTCATCCATCGAAGGCCTCACTTCCTTGTCCTGTTGTAAACATTGAAAAGCCAACTTTGCCACCAAAATGGTCATCGTTCTAACTCCATCATCTGACTCAAATCCAAGATGAGGGTCGATCAACTCGTGGAATGCACTCTTTTCAATCTTGTTTTTGGCAAAGTTGGCCAAATTAATTTCATGCTTATGCCTAAATATATCAACAGCTGGCAGAGAAGAAATGAGCTCAATGAGGACAACCCCAAAGCTGTAGACATCACTCTTACTAGTAAGCTGGTAGCATTGGTGATATTCTGGGTCAACGTAACCCGGAGTACCTTGAGGAGATGTTGAGACATGGCTGGCATCATTGGGGAACAGCCGAGAAAGCCCAAAATCTGCAACTTTGATGAAGAAATTGTCGTCCAAGAGAATGTTGTTAGTCTTTATGTCGCGATGTATGATGTCAGAAGCATGGAGGTAAGCCAATGCACTGGCGGTTTCAATAGCAATTCTCATACGAGTTGGCCATGTGAGTGAACCTGGTGTTGCTCGATTGCCATGAATATGATCAGCAACGGTGCCATTGGGAATGTATTCATACACAAGGAGAAGTTCACGACAGTGGCGTGAAGTACACCCATAAAGGGAGACAAGATTTTTGTGGCGCAAGCGTGTTAGGATTTCAACTTCATTTATGAACTGTTGTACTCGTCTATAGTTGTGCCCATATAAGCGCTTCACTGCAACTTCTCTCCCGTCTTGGAGTTTGCCTAGTTGAGAAAAACAGCCCATTTAACAAGTtgcatgtatatttttttattcttatacCCTTTTGCTTTGAAAGTTTATGCTGTAGTTTAGGTGATCTTGAAACAGAATCAATGAGTTTGTCATCTTACCATGGTAAACAGTTCCAAATCCACCATCCCCAAGTTCTTTTTCAATATCAAAACTATTGGTGGCTTCTTCAAGTTCACTGTAGGAGAAAACAGGGACTCCAAAGTAAACACTCCCACCTTCCACGTCTGATCTTGAAGATGGATCTGAAAAAATATTCCTTGCCAGCAAGTTTGAAGACGCACATTTTTTCTTATAATGACGCCGGATgataaacaagaaaataatggaaatgACCGGGTATACGACACCTAAAGCAGCGAGAAGGAAGCAGTTAAGCTTTGAATGACAGGCAACAATAGATGAAATTCAAGAgagtgaactttttttttttcgattgaAGGCCACAAAGAACTTATGCGACACAGATTTAAGTAATTAACGACACTTTGAtccttataaattataattctcGTTTGAATTTGAAGGCACAAGGGCCAGGCCATCCTCTAGGATGGATAGCAATGGATAAAATGGACCCATTACTCAAACGGATAGTAGAATTAAGAAAAACTTACTatctcttaaaataataaaattagtgCTCTAATGCTTTGACAATTAGCCATGCCCATTCAAGGGGGGAAAGGAACTcgcttgcaagttgcaactgGCAACTTGGATCGATGTGAtaaaaaacataacataccAATTTAAGATGGAATAATTTCCAAGGTCACTAGTGAATATCAATTTCAAACAAGAAATACGATTGATGAGACATCTTACCGAATCCTAAAAGCAAATTgatcttcattttattttctgcaAAAGAAGATATATACATGCATAAATGGTATTAGTTTCAACAATGACACAGCTAAATTGGCATCCTTTTAGATATTAGGTTTTAAAAGCACTTTGAAAACCAGCAGAATCGTACCTGATTTTCTGTTGTCATGGTGACAATAAAATTTTCCCTTACAGTCAGGCAAGCATATACCTCCTCTACCACGACAACTGCTACAAGCGTCAGATACATGCACTTCAAGTTCGAACTCAGCAGTTAAATTCAGTTCATTGTTATCTGAATGCTCTTTTACTGGGAGCTGAATAATCGAACATTGAGAAGAAATAATACTCGGAGTACTCTCGTTTGAATGACTATAGTAGAAATTATGGTCTCCGCAGCtcatatgtttaaattttttataggaattAGAATCAAGAGTGCGATTGCATTTAAATAGGCTCcgattgggtgtggtaagttTAAAAGAGATAAATGGAGAATTAGGTAAAGTAAAATTGGTTAGGTATTCGCATTTGTTGGTATTCAAGTATTCTGAGAGCGAAAGGTCCTTGACAAGTGTGGATTGTGTGGTGTTAGTGTACGAGATGTTTATAACTTCATATGCTCCTTTGCTGCACCCTAGTGGCAGTTGGATCGTTGGAGGTGTTTGGTCACAGTTTACTGGCAAAAAACCGCAATTATAGGACCATTTTTTGCTCAACCTGAATGGAAAGCCAATCATACCAAATTTTCCACATTGAAAGGACGAACAACTTTGggcatttctcttttcttcttcagctGAGAGAAGCAGCACAAGGTGTGAgagaacaaagaaaacaaatagaaaGACAGTAGCCATTCCAAAATATATTTATCCTATTTACCAACAATCACAACCAAGAGTCTATTACTCCAAAATAAAACGTCTTTGTATAACTTCCTTTCTTATTTCTTCACTATATAATATGTAGTTTCTCTGATTAACACGGTACGTAGTtgacttgaaaattttatacGGAAAACTTTAAAAACAGGCTGAAATTAGAGCAAGGTGGGGTAGCAATGTAAAACATGGCCTGTACCTACCGCAACCAGAGACTCTCCACTGATGGCAGTTTCCTTCTCATCTTCCGCATCGACCCGCACTAGCAAGATTTGACTCcttcaaaaacactcaaaatttTGCCAGGAAATCTTTGCGGATGATTTGAAACGTCAACTCTTGATAGCGAGGAAAACTTAAATAAGTGAAAAGAAAACCTCATGAAGTATGCGTTGCAGTGTTGGCTCTCTAACTCTCGTGTGTAAATTTCAAAGGGTGAAGAAGATTAGCGTTTTTTCATAATGAAAAGAAAGGTTTGCTATATGGCCGGTCTACAGACTTCAGAAAAATTTACAGTAGtcttgtgaaaaaaaaaaggtggacctcgtttgaaaaggaaaaacatttggcatctttgaaaaatcttgacGTGGTGGGTACTACTGGGACATAGACATGTACTCCGGTCCATGGACACTCACTCATTAGTCTTCTTTGTGAGTGAAGTAGGAAATGGGGTAAAAGGAGCGTTTTGACAATGGAACACAATTTAGGCTGAAGTTATAGATGATTACTTTTAAGTTCAGGATTGTTTTCATAATTTCTAgtcattcttttctctttcagGAAGAGGGAAGGGGGTTGTGCCTTATTCGTTTCTCTGTCGTATTACATTTTTGTATCTGACATTTTGCTATTGGAGTGCAgctaagatttttatttttattttccctgagatgaatatgtttttaaacactgtttttgaaaaagttttattaggaattgaaaaagctgttaaaactttttcaattcccgataaaaattttttcaaaaattgtataCTATTATGTGCTCTTAGACACGTGCATGTTAGTAAAATTCTTTAAACAAAACAGAGAAACGGGTTTACTTGATGGAGGTAATGCATCAATTTCAATTATACTCTTTTATATCACTCTTTGGCCATTGGCTTTTTCTAATTCACGGGACTCTCTCTGTACACTGTTCTGGAAACACAGCTGATGGATTCAAACTAAAGGGAAAGGAAGAAACAAGAAAGTAGGAATCTTCTGGATTAGAAGTAAGAACTATTCTGTCATAGGCACTGAACATAGTATATGACCAAATAGCCTCATTTCCTATGTGTATGCGAAACATatccaattgaaggaaaattttCTGTATCCGAAGTGTCATAAATGTCCTATAGACTAGTATTTTATTTGGCAGATAACTTACCAATTATCGAACCGTCAGCAACACCGTTACTCCCAACTAAACCAAACTCTTCGCTCTTGGCCCTAACAGtcctcttattattattattattatcaatttttaaaaaaatgatattctctctttcattttgtCCACGATTTCTTTGTATTATAGGTGGCGAAGACATGAACAGGTCCATTGTATGTGTGTCCATTCCATCCTTCTCTTTTTGTGGTCCTTCTTCTGTGGCCAGTACTTCCATGACTAGCAGCTGAGCTGTAGAGTGTGAGCGGCAGCTGATGGTAGTAATGGTTCGGCTAAGGAGGATATGCAGGATGGCCGCATTGCATCACCAGAAGCTTGAATTTCTGAAGGGTTGCCATCTCCAGGTTCTTAGGCTATCTGTCTCTCTTTTTCGAATTCATTAGATTTTAGTGCGTAATGTTTAATATTTCACTTTTGTTAAGCCACGTCGGCGTCACATCAGCGTCACactatcaatttatttttaaaattttttttttccttttaaattatttttcaacttattaaTTTGCCACTTTACAATTACACTTTCTCAAATATTTACttacttttacctttttatctccCTACTACTCTATACCTTAACCTTACAATTTTTCcatcccttcatcttccttttattttaactaTTCTTCTCCTCattatttttactataaaaatttgttattttctcttctaTTCAATTTATATTTTGCTAAGACAAAAAATgtgaatactctctctctctctctctctctctctctctctctctctctctctatatatatatatatatatatatatatatatatatatattctttcttttggtggatGTTTAAtactttagattgatgaatttttatatttaactcTACTTTAAGTTGATATGATTTagttatatttaaattttttttctatttaattttattttctttgtttggtacATATTATCCTATGTATTTACAGAATGATTTACTATTATTCTATTATATAGCATGATTGAGATAATTTGATgtttacaattatatatttttttaaagtactcatcttcttttatataattttgttatttgtctcacattctcttccaaaaaaggtgattgttctctctctctctctctctctcttaataatTCTTTCATGCAACTCTATTTtagattgatgattttttttttggtgtctcTACTTTTGGATGATACACTTTGGTAGTgtgttttttgagttatttatcACATATACTCTCTATCCCTTttatagttttagttttagttaatttttatatattttagaacTAAGAtaattatgtatttgaatgtctCTATATATTATTTGAGTAATGTCAATTATAAATTTGTGATGAGGTTTGGTTATCATGATAATCTTCacaagagaatgagaaattcgaataattaattttagaacttaaaaaattttagttgtgagaaaaaaaattataatacacactatacaaaatttttatgcaaaaacCCACTTTGATCCCTAACTTTTATTTGCACCGCTTTTGATCCCTATCTTGAAAAACGCGTCTCATTTTTGTCCCTGCTATTACATCAGAGATGAAAAATGAACACGTGGCAAACAAAGTGCACTGTTGACACACTAAAAGCCgatgtggccattaaaataataataaaaaaatattatttggcattaaaaaaatgccacattaacatttaaattaaaaaaattaaaaacggaattaaaaaccaaaaattacatgaattgaAATCTAAGTGTGTgttgaacaagaacaacaagaacagaCACTCAgatataagaacacaaacccagaaatttaaaaattaaaaaaaaaaaactccaaaacaaATAAGTTTATATTCAACTAAAACATTCCAAAAAATATTACTTCATTTAATCTCTTTCCAAAAAAGTTtatattcccttttttttttttaacaaatcgaTCTAACAGTTAAAACATCTTCGAATCAACTAAATAACtgaaaaaagttaaaacatcTTTGAATCAACTCAATAACCgaaaaaagatcaaaatcactCTCCAagaatgaatataaaaaaaatataaaaaattacagatCTAAGCAGATtgcaacaaaatacaaattagaTCTGGAAAAATCAACAAATCAGAGAATTCAAATCTCACAATAATAAATCAAAAGGACTAAAATGCTCACCGCCTCCATTAACGAAGAGCAAAACCTTCCTCTGGCTCCATTTCGGTCGACGGCAGAAGCACCAAACTGTCGGAGCTGAATACACCGTCGTCGATGCCGATGCCGATTTCGATGCCGATGCTGTTTTCACCGAAACCACCGTAACCGTTCTCGTTCCCATTTCCATTATCCACGTGGATCGGGTTGAACGAAGATTGGGAGTAGCCAGGGTTTGGATTGTCGAATTCGTAGATCTCAAGCAATGCGGAGGTGTGGTCCATGGCCACGTCACCGTCAACTGGAAATCCTCCGGATGGGAAGCTAGAGTAAGAAGCATAGCCTTCGCTGGTGGCGGTTTGTTGATGATGAGTGGTTTGTTGTTGGGGATTCTTTGATTCTAAAAGATCTTGGTCAGGTTtagc
This region includes:
- the LOC142606919 gene encoding LEAF RUST 10 DISEASE-RESISTANCE LOCUS RECEPTOR-LIKE PROTEIN KINASE-like 1.1 isoform X2; translated protein: MLLTLASHPEDFQLTVTWPWTTPPHCLRSTNSTIQTLATPNLRSTRSTWIMEMGTRTVTVVSVKTASASKSASASTTVYSAPTVWCFCRRPKWSQRKVLLFVNGGAEEEKRNAQSCSSFQCGKFGMIGFPFRLSKKWSYNCGFLPVNCDQTPPTIQLPLGCSKGAYEVINISYTNTTQSTLVKDLSLSEYLNTNKCEYLTNFTLPNSPFISFKLTTPNRSLFKCNRTLDSNSYKKFKHMSCGDHNFYYSHSNESTPSIISSQCSIIQLPVKEHSDNNELNLTAEFELEVHVSDACSSCRGRGGICLPDCKGKFYCHHDNRKSENKMKINLLLGFDPSSRSDVEGGSVYFGVPVFSYSELEEATNSFDIEKELGDGGFGTVYHGKLQDGREVAVKRLYGHNYRRVQQFINEVEILTRLRHKNLVSLYGCTSRHCRELLLVYEYIPNGTVADHIHGNRATPGSLTWPTRMRIAIETASALAYLHASDIIHRDIKTNNILLDDNFFIKVADFGLSRLFPNDASHVSTSPQGTPGYVDPEYHQCYQLTSKSDVYSFGVVLIELISSLPAVDIFRHKHEINLANFAKNKIEKSAFHELIDPHLGFESDDGVRTMTILVAKLAFQCLQQDKEVRPSMDEVLVALKNIQCGDDVPEQSASPHRDEVGLLKNKRLPLSPEAVTNNWTSSSATPNVSG
- the LOC142606919 gene encoding LEAF RUST 10 DISEASE-RESISTANCE LOCUS RECEPTOR-LIKE PROTEIN KINASE-like 1.1 isoform X4 codes for the protein MIGFPFRLSKKWSYNCGFLPVNCDQTPPTIQLPLGCSKGAYEVINISYTNTTQSTLVKDLSLSEYLNTNKCEYLTNFTLPNSPFISFKLTTPNRSLFKCNRTLDSNSYKKFKHMSCGDHNFYYSHSNESTPSIISSQCSIIQLPVKEHSDNNELNLTAEFELEVHVSDACSSCRGRGGICLPDCKGKFYCHHDNRKSENKMKINLLLGFGVVYPVISIIFLFIIRRHYKKKCASSNLLARNIFSDPSSRSDVEGGSVYFGVPVFSYSELEEATNSFDIEKELGDGGFGTVYHGKLQDGREVAVKRLYGHNYRRVQQFINEVEILTRLRHKNLVSLYGCTSRHCRELLLVYEYIPNGTVADHIHGNRATPGSLTWPTRMRIAIETASALAYLHASDIIHRDIKTNNILLDDNFFIKVADFGLSRLFPNDASHVSTSPQGTPGYVDPEYHQCYQLTSKSDVYSFGVVLIELISSLPAVDIFRHKHEINLANFAKNKIEKSAFHELIDPHLGFESDDGVRTMTILVAKLAFQCLQQDKEVRPSMDEVLVALKNIQCGDDVPEQSASPHRDEVGLLKNKRLPLSPEAVTNNWTSSSATPNVSG
- the LOC142606919 gene encoding LEAF RUST 10 DISEASE-RESISTANCE LOCUS RECEPTOR-LIKE PROTEIN KINASE-like 1.1 isoform X3 produces the protein MATVFLFVFFVLSHLVLLLSAEEEKRNAQSCSSFQCGKFGMIGFPFRLSKKWSYNCGFLPVNCDQTPPTIQLPLGCSKGAYEVINISYTNTTQSTLVKDLSLSEYLNTNKCEYLTNFTLPNSPFISFKLTTPNRSLFKCNRTLDSNSYKKFKHMSCGDHNFYYSHSNESTPSIISSQCSIIQLPVKEHSDNNELNLTAEFELEVHVSDACSSCRGRGGICLPDCKGKFYCHHDNRKSENKMKINLLLGFGVVYPVISIIFLFIIRRHYKKKCASSNLLARNIFSDPSSRSDVEGGSVYFGVPVFSYSELEEATNSFDIEKELGDGGFGTVYHGKLQDGREVAVKRLYGHNYRRVQQFINEVEILTRLRHKNLVSLYGCTSRHCRELLLVYEYIPNGTVADHIHGNRATPGSLTWPTRMRIAIETASALAYLHASDIIHRDIKTNNILLDDNFFIKVADFGLSRLFPNDASHVSTSPQGTPGYVDPEYHQCYQLTSKSDVYSFGVVLIELISSLPAVDIFRHKHEINLANFAKNKIEKSAFHELIDPHLGFESDDGVRTMTILVAKLAFQCLQQDKEVRPSMDEVLVALKNIQCGDDVPEQSASPHRDEVGLLKNKRLPLSPEAVTNNWTSSSATPNVSG
- the LOC142606919 gene encoding LEAF RUST 10 DISEASE-RESISTANCE LOCUS RECEPTOR-LIKE PROTEIN KINASE-like 1.1 isoform X1 gives rise to the protein MLLTLASHPEDFQLTVTWPWTTPPHCLRSTNSTIQTLATPNLRSTRSTWIMEMGTRTVTVVSVKTASASKSASASTTVYSAPTVWCFCRRPKWSQRKVLLFVNGGAEEEKRNAQSCSSFQCGKFGMIGFPFRLSKKWSYNCGFLPVNCDQTPPTIQLPLGCSKGAYEVINISYTNTTQSTLVKDLSLSEYLNTNKCEYLTNFTLPNSPFISFKLTTPNRSLFKCNRTLDSNSYKKFKHMSCGDHNFYYSHSNESTPSIISSQCSIIQLPVKEHSDNNELNLTAEFELEVHVSDACSSCRGRGGICLPDCKGKFYCHHDNRKSENKMKINLLLGFGVVYPVISIIFLFIIRRHYKKKCASSNLLARNIFSDPSSRSDVEGGSVYFGVPVFSYSELEEATNSFDIEKELGDGGFGTVYHGKLQDGREVAVKRLYGHNYRRVQQFINEVEILTRLRHKNLVSLYGCTSRHCRELLLVYEYIPNGTVADHIHGNRATPGSLTWPTRMRIAIETASALAYLHASDIIHRDIKTNNILLDDNFFIKVADFGLSRLFPNDASHVSTSPQGTPGYVDPEYHQCYQLTSKSDVYSFGVVLIELISSLPAVDIFRHKHEINLANFAKNKIEKSAFHELIDPHLGFESDDGVRTMTILVAKLAFQCLQQDKEVRPSMDEVLVALKNIQCGDDVPEQSASPHRDEVGLLKNKRLPLSPEAVTNNWTSSSATPNVSG